Proteins encoded by one window of Streptomyces uncialis:
- a CDS encoding polyprenyl synthetase family protein gives MTVVGPFGLSVRDQALEADVQAGLAAVEEGLLEATKSEVPFITGAAQHLVRAGGKRFRPLLAMLAAQFGDPYAPGVVPSAVVVELTHLATLYHDDVMDEADVRRGVPSANSRWDNSVAVLTGDFLFARASHILADLGPEAVRIQAEAFERLVTGQILETAGPRDGRDPVDHYLDVIGGKTGSLIAVAGRFGAMMSGADDTVVDVLTQYGERLGVAFQLADDVLDIASDSHESGKTPGTDLREGIPTLPVLRLRERAARLGHAEDLALCALLDSDLSDDARHREALTRLRAHPALEQARRDTVRYAQDARAALGPLPECYAKAALVELCDAVVHRAG, from the coding sequence GTGACCGTCGTCGGGCCTTTCGGGCTGAGCGTGCGGGACCAGGCTCTCGAAGCCGATGTCCAGGCCGGATTGGCTGCTGTCGAGGAGGGGCTGCTCGAAGCCACCAAGAGCGAGGTGCCCTTCATCACCGGGGCCGCCCAGCACCTGGTGCGTGCCGGGGGCAAGCGCTTCCGGCCCCTGCTGGCGATGCTCGCGGCGCAGTTCGGTGACCCGTACGCGCCGGGTGTGGTGCCCTCGGCCGTGGTCGTGGAGCTGACGCATCTGGCGACGCTCTACCACGACGACGTGATGGACGAGGCGGACGTACGGCGCGGGGTGCCCAGCGCCAACAGCCGCTGGGACAACTCGGTGGCCGTGCTCACCGGCGACTTCCTGTTCGCCCGCGCGTCCCACATCCTGGCCGACCTCGGGCCCGAGGCCGTCCGTATCCAGGCCGAGGCGTTCGAACGCCTGGTCACCGGTCAGATCCTGGAGACCGCCGGCCCGCGCGACGGACGGGACCCCGTCGACCACTACCTCGATGTGATCGGCGGCAAGACGGGGTCGCTGATCGCGGTCGCCGGCCGCTTCGGGGCGATGATGTCGGGCGCCGACGACACGGTCGTCGACGTGCTCACGCAGTACGGGGAGCGGCTCGGGGTCGCGTTCCAGCTCGCGGACGACGTCCTCGACATCGCGTCCGACTCCCATGAGTCGGGCAAGACGCCCGGCACGGATCTGCGGGAGGGCATTCCCACGCTGCCCGTGCTGCGGCTGCGGGAGCGGGCCGCGCGGCTCGGGCACGCGGAGGATCTCGCGCTGTGCGCGTTGCTGGACTCCGATCTGAGTGACGACGCGCGCCATCGTGAGGCGCTGACGCGGTTGCGGGCGCATCCCGCGCTGGAGCAGGCCCGGCGGGACACCGTGCGGTACGCGCAGGACGCTCGGGCCGCGCTCGGGCCCTTGCCGGAGTGTTACGCGAAGGCGGCGTTGGTGGAGCTGTGCGATGCGGTGGTCCACCGCGCGGGCTGA
- a CDS encoding LolA family protein has translation MAPYESEKTPVEGAAGSARAARPRAGRRRAARYAVPVTVVGVAVATIGLVPALADSGDPDLPEISAQQLIEKIAASETEQLSGTVKISTDLGLPSIASGALGSFAPEGEGSSTADPQAKLLELAQGTHTLRVAADGAERAKLSVLGEASEYSLIRNGGDVWAYDSGSNEVFHAKGGAHESAGKDRAQKDKRQSKADDLPATPKAFADEVLKAAGDTTSVTVDGSTRVAGRDAYKLVVKPKASGSTVGSIQLAVDAKNGTPLKFTLVPAAGGSAIVDVTFTKVDFAKPAASTFDFTPPKGAEVTEADGLADAKDAPKDRPKGGDAPKFDGLPLPGIGDAATADGARTKVIGSGWNAIAEISTPGGAALPSGGEDVPGAAGQFLDSLGDKVSGKFGSGTVYSTRLVNALVTDDGKVYVGAVTKDTLLKAAEGAR, from the coding sequence ATGGCACCGTACGAATCCGAGAAGACTCCCGTCGAGGGCGCAGCAGGCTCCGCGCGGGCCGCACGACCCCGCGCGGGGCGCCGCCGGGCGGCACGGTACGCCGTCCCGGTGACGGTCGTGGGGGTGGCGGTGGCGACCATCGGCCTCGTCCCCGCGCTCGCCGACTCGGGCGACCCGGACCTGCCGGAGATCAGCGCACAGCAGCTCATCGAGAAGATCGCCGCGTCGGAGACCGAGCAGCTCTCGGGCACGGTGAAGATCAGTACCGATCTCGGGCTGCCGAGCATCGCGTCCGGGGCCCTCGGCTCCTTCGCCCCCGAGGGTGAGGGGAGCTCGACGGCCGATCCGCAGGCCAAGCTGCTGGAGCTCGCGCAGGGCACCCACACCCTGCGGGTCGCGGCGGACGGCGCGGAGCGCGCCAAGCTGTCGGTGCTGGGCGAGGCGTCCGAGTACAGCCTCATCCGCAACGGCGGGGACGTATGGGCGTACGACAGCGGGTCGAACGAGGTGTTCCACGCCAAGGGCGGGGCCCATGAGAGCGCGGGGAAGGACCGCGCGCAGAAGGACAAGCGGCAGAGCAAGGCCGACGACCTCCCGGCCACGCCCAAGGCGTTCGCCGACGAGGTGCTGAAGGCCGCCGGGGACACCACCTCGGTCACCGTGGACGGCAGCACGCGCGTCGCGGGCCGGGACGCGTACAAGCTCGTCGTCAAGCCGAAGGCGTCGGGTTCGACCGTCGGGTCGATCCAGCTCGCGGTCGACGCGAAGAACGGCACCCCGCTGAAGTTCACACTGGTCCCCGCGGCCGGTGGCAGCGCGATCGTGGACGTCACCTTCACCAAGGTCGACTTCGCCAAGCCGGCGGCCTCGACCTTCGACTTCACCCCGCCCAAGGGCGCCGAGGTCACCGAGGCGGACGGCCTGGCGGACGCCAAGGACGCCCCCAAGGACAGGCCGAAGGGCGGGGACGCGCCGAAGTTCGACGGTCTCCCGCTGCCCGGCATCGGGGACGCGGCCACGGCCGACGGCGCCCGGACGAAGGTCATCGGCTCCGGGTGGAACGCCATAGCCGAGATCAGCACACCCGGCGGGGCGGCCCTGCCGTCCGGCGGGGAGGACGTGCCGGGCGCGGCGGGCCAGTTCCTCGACTCCCTCGGGGACAAGGTCTCCGGGAAGTTCGGTTCCGGCACGGTCTACTCGACCCGCCTGGTGAACGCCCTGGTCACCGACGACGGCAAGGTGTACGTCGGCGCGGTCACCAAGGACACGCTGCTGAAGGCGGCGGAGGGCGCCCGCTGA
- the recQ gene encoding DNA helicase RecQ yields the protein MSGVVAERAGGAALETLRRVFGYEAFRGDQEAVIEHVVAGGDAVVLMPTGGGKSLCYQIPALVRPGTGVVVSPLIALMQDQVDALRALGVRAGFINSTQDFDERRVVEAQFVSGELDLLYLAPERLKLNSSLELLSRGKVSVFAIDEAHCVAQWGHDFRPDYLALSVLGERWPDVPRVALTATATHATHQEITARLGMPDARHFEASFDRPNIQYRIVPKAEQRKQLLAFLKEEHAGDAGIVYCLSRASVDRTAEFLVRNGIAAVPYHAGLEGRVRAEHQSRFLREDGLVVVATIAFGMGIDKPDVRFVAHLDLPKSVEGYYQETGRAGRDGLPSTAWMAYGLNDVVQQRRMIQSSQGDDAFRRRASAHLDAMLALCETVECRRGRLLQYFGQEPRTGGCGNCDTCLSPPETWDGTVAAQKVLSTIVRLDRERRGQKFGGVHIVDILLGRRTAKVIQFDHDQLSVFGIGEDLTEAEWRGVVRQLLAMELLGVEGEHGALVLTEESGTVLRGERKVPLRKEPKRPTTRTPAAAKGERKPKAVVDLAPGLLPAFEALRAWRAEQAREQGVPAYVIFHDATLREIVTASPSSVRELGGISGVGEKKLATYGEGVLEVLAAFGDGPGPGEEPVSPAAQSPAPTPTAKPSASKPSAAKPVAAKAPAHAADDGYDWSREPAPEDEPEPEDLGW from the coding sequence ATGAGCGGCGTGGTCGCGGAGCGTGCGGGCGGGGCCGCGCTGGAGACCTTGCGGAGGGTCTTCGGGTACGAGGCGTTCCGGGGGGACCAGGAAGCGGTCATCGAGCATGTGGTGGCCGGTGGGGACGCCGTCGTGCTGATGCCGACCGGCGGCGGCAAGTCGCTGTGCTACCAGATCCCCGCGCTGGTCCGGCCGGGCACCGGGGTCGTCGTGTCCCCGCTGATCGCCCTGATGCAGGACCAGGTGGACGCGCTGCGCGCGCTCGGTGTGCGCGCCGGGTTCATCAACTCCACCCAGGACTTCGACGAGCGCAGGGTGGTCGAGGCCCAGTTCGTCTCCGGCGAGCTGGACCTGCTGTACCTCGCGCCCGAGCGGCTGAAGCTGAACTCCAGCCTGGAGCTGCTCTCGCGCGGCAAGGTCTCGGTCTTCGCGATCGACGAGGCCCACTGCGTCGCCCAGTGGGGCCATGACTTCCGGCCGGACTACCTCGCCCTGTCGGTGCTGGGGGAGCGCTGGCCCGACGTCCCGAGGGTCGCCCTCACCGCGACGGCCACGCACGCCACCCACCAGGAGATCACCGCGCGGCTCGGGATGCCCGACGCGCGGCACTTCGAGGCGAGCTTCGACCGGCCGAACATCCAGTACCGGATCGTGCCGAAGGCCGAGCAGCGCAAGCAGCTGCTGGCGTTCCTGAAAGAGGAGCACGCGGGCGACGCGGGCATCGTCTACTGCCTGTCGCGGGCGTCGGTGGACCGGACGGCGGAGTTCCTGGTGCGCAACGGCATCGCGGCCGTGCCGTACCACGCCGGTCTCGAAGGGCGCGTCCGTGCCGAGCACCAGTCCCGGTTCCTGCGGGAGGACGGCCTGGTCGTCGTCGCGACCATCGCGTTCGGTATGGGCATCGACAAGCCCGACGTACGGTTCGTCGCCCATCTCGATCTGCCGAAGTCCGTCGAGGGCTACTACCAGGAGACGGGCCGCGCCGGCCGGGACGGCCTGCCGTCCACGGCGTGGATGGCGTACGGGCTCAACGACGTCGTCCAGCAGCGCAGGATGATCCAGTCCAGCCAGGGGGACGACGCGTTCCGGCGCCGTGCCAGTGCCCATCTCGACGCGATGCTCGCCCTGTGCGAGACCGTCGAGTGCCGCCGGGGCCGCCTTCTCCAGTACTTCGGCCAGGAGCCGCGGACGGGCGGCTGCGGCAACTGCGACACCTGCCTGAGCCCGCCGGAGACCTGGGACGGCACGGTGGCCGCGCAGAAGGTGCTCTCCACGATCGTGCGGCTGGACCGTGAGCGGCGCGGGCAGAAATTCGGCGGTGTGCACATCGTCGACATCCTGCTGGGCCGCAGGACCGCGAAGGTCATCCAGTTCGACCACGACCAGCTGTCGGTCTTCGGTATCGGTGAGGACCTGACCGAGGCGGAGTGGCGCGGTGTCGTACGCCAGCTGCTCGCCATGGAACTGCTCGGGGTCGAGGGCGAGCACGGCGCGCTGGTCCTCACGGAGGAGAGCGGGACCGTGCTGCGCGGCGAGCGCAAGGTGCCGCTGCGCAAGGAGCCCAAGCGCCCCACCACCCGTACCCCGGCCGCCGCCAAGGGCGAGCGCAAGCCCAAGGCCGTCGTCGATCTGGCGCCGGGGCTGCTGCCCGCCTTCGAGGCGCTGCGCGCGTGGCGTGCCGAGCAGGCCCGGGAGCAGGGCGTTCCCGCGTATGTGATCTTCCATGACGCGACCCTGCGGGAGATCGTGACGGCGTCGCCGTCCTCGGTCCGTGAGCTGGGCGGGATCAGCGGGGTCGGCGAGAAGAAGCTCGCCACGTACGGGGAGGGGGTGCTGGAGGTCCTGGCGGCCTTCGGTGACGGTCCTGGTCCGGGTGAGGAGCCGGTGTCCCCGGCCGCACAGTCACCCGCGCCGACGCCCACCGCCAAGCCGTCCGCGTCGAAGCCGTCCGCCGCCAAGCCGGTCGCCGCGAAGGCGCCCGCCCATGCCGCGGACGACGGGTACGACTGGAGTCGTGAGCCCGCCCCGGAGGACGAGCCGGAGCCCGAGGACCTGGGCTGGTAG
- a CDS encoding ABC transporter permease, with translation MGTDDVGTGPAGPGAAGVPSAAGREPRWTWTFGLFRSELVMTFRRWRTVALLGVLAAVPLLVGIAVRIETGGGPGGAGAGPAFIAQVTNNGLFLVFTGLAATLPFFLPMAVGVVAGDAVAGESGAGTLRYLLVAPAGRTRLLLVKYAAVLTFCLVATLVVAVSALTVGALLFPLGDLTTISGTRISFGEGLVRTALIAVAVALSLVGIAALGLFVSTLTHSGIAAMATTVGLLITVQILDQIPQLHAIQPYLFSHHWLSFADLMREPVYWDDLVRNAGVQAVYAAVFGSAAWARFTAKDVTA, from the coding sequence ATGGGGACGGATGACGTGGGAACGGGTCCCGCAGGGCCGGGTGCCGCCGGTGTGCCGTCCGCCGCCGGTCGTGAGCCGCGGTGGACCTGGACGTTCGGGCTGTTCCGGTCCGAGCTGGTGATGACGTTCCGGCGCTGGCGGACGGTCGCGCTGCTCGGGGTGCTCGCGGCCGTACCGCTCCTGGTGGGCATCGCCGTGCGGATCGAGACCGGCGGTGGTCCGGGCGGGGCGGGCGCGGGCCCGGCCTTCATCGCGCAGGTCACGAACAACGGGCTCTTCCTCGTCTTCACCGGGCTCGCCGCGACCCTGCCGTTCTTCCTGCCGATGGCCGTCGGGGTGGTGGCCGGGGACGCCGTCGCGGGCGAGTCCGGTGCGGGCACCCTGCGGTATCTGCTGGTGGCCCCGGCCGGCCGGACCAGACTGCTGCTGGTCAAGTACGCCGCGGTGCTCACGTTCTGCCTGGTCGCGACGCTGGTGGTGGCGGTGTCGGCGCTCACCGTGGGGGCGCTGCTGTTCCCGCTCGGTGATCTCACCACCATCTCCGGGACCCGGATCAGCTTCGGTGAGGGGCTGGTGCGGACCGCGCTGATCGCGGTCGCCGTCGCGCTGTCGCTGGTCGGGATCGCGGCGCTGGGGCTGTTCGTGTCCACGCTGACCCACAGCGGTATCGCCGCGATGGCGACGACGGTGGGGCTGCTGATCACGGTGCAGATCCTCGACCAGATACCCCAGTTGCACGCGATACAGCCGTACCTCTTCTCGCATCACTGGCTGTCGTTCGCGGATCTGATGCGGGAGCCGGTGTACTGGGACGACCTGGTCCGTAACGCGGGAGTCCAGGCGGTGTACGCGGCGGTGTTCGGGTCGGCGGCCTGGGCGAGGTTCACGGCGAAGGACGTCACGGCGTAA
- a CDS encoding FAD-dependent oxidoreductase — translation MNHPVAVVGAGPYGLSTAAHLRARGLPVRVFGEPMASWRANMPAGMLLKSTPAASNIDAPRPGHTLADYCAAIGARPLVSDEDLVPVETFTAYGEWFQQELVPELERVRVVAVEPRGDTFELKLDSGETCVARAVVVATGLSSFTHLPRELTGAAPDGPSPQGPLSHSSQHTDLSVFAGKDLAVVGAGQSALETAVLAAEAGARVRVVARGKGAVDFGDPPWEQPRLRPVSPFGRAWSLYALSYHAQPYRFLPPQARHHLVRRVLGPLGAWWLRERFERSVTVREVRRVVRSGVEGSGPDSRPLLALEAPAGRIAARIGELSADHVIAATGYRVDLAALDFLGHSLRARLGTSRGTPLLRAGFVSSVPGLYFTGLPAAASYGPVMRFVCGTRFASPRLAAHLAAAHG, via the coding sequence GTGAATCATCCGGTCGCAGTCGTCGGAGCCGGGCCGTACGGCCTGTCCACCGCCGCACACTTACGCGCACGCGGTCTGCCGGTGCGCGTCTTCGGCGAGCCGATGGCGAGCTGGCGGGCGAACATGCCCGCCGGGATGCTCCTCAAGTCGACGCCCGCCGCGTCGAACATCGACGCGCCCCGGCCGGGCCACACCCTGGCCGACTACTGCGCGGCGATCGGCGCGCGGCCCCTGGTGAGCGACGAGGACCTGGTCCCCGTCGAGACGTTCACCGCCTATGGAGAATGGTTTCAGCAGGAGTTGGTCCCCGAGCTGGAACGGGTACGGGTCGTCGCCGTCGAACCGCGCGGTGACACCTTCGAACTGAAGCTGGACTCCGGCGAGACCTGCGTGGCCCGCGCGGTCGTCGTCGCGACCGGACTGTCCTCGTTCACCCACCTCCCGCGCGAGCTGACCGGGGCGGCGCCCGACGGGCCCAGCCCGCAGGGACCGCTGTCGCACAGCTCCCAGCACACCGACCTGAGCGTGTTCGCCGGCAAGGACCTCGCCGTCGTCGGAGCCGGGCAGTCCGCCCTGGAGACGGCCGTGCTGGCCGCCGAGGCGGGGGCCCGGGTACGGGTGGTGGCCCGCGGCAAGGGCGCGGTGGACTTCGGGGACCCGCCCTGGGAGCAGCCGCGGCTGCGTCCCGTGTCGCCCTTCGGCCGGGCCTGGTCGCTGTACGCGCTCAGCTATCACGCGCAGCCGTACCGCTTCCTGCCGCCGCAGGCCCGCCACCATCTGGTCCGCCGGGTCCTCGGACCGCTGGGCGCCTGGTGGCTGCGGGAGCGGTTCGAGCGCTCGGTGACCGTGCGCGAGGTGCGGCGGGTCGTGCGTTCCGGGGTCGAGGGCAGCGGGCCGGACAGCCGTCCGCTGCTGGCCCTGGAGGCCCCCGCGGGCCGTATAGCGGCACGTATAGGGGAGCTCTCCGCCGACCATGTGATCGCCGCCACCGGCTACCGCGTCGACCTCGCCGCGCTGGACTTCCTCGGCCACTCGCTGCGCGCCCGGCTCGGGACGAGCCGGGGCACCCCGCTGCTGCGCGCGGGCTTCGTCTCCTCCGTCCCCGGCCTGTACTTCACGGGGCTCCCGGCGGCGGCGTCGTACGGGCCGGTGATGCGCTTCGTGTGCGGCACCCGGTTCGCGTCACCACGGTTGGCCGCGCATCTCGCGGCGGCCCACGGATGA
- a CDS encoding ABC transporter ATP-binding protein, translating into MAETDDGPAVITTKGLTKRYGRGQLAVDGLDLSVPEGSVFGFLGPNGSGKTTTIRMLMGLIEPTTGTAEVLGSPMPRASRTVLPQVGALIEGPALYGFLTGRDNLVRYDSADPTADPRTRRARVETALQRVGLTAAAGKKARAYSLGMKQRLGLAAALLRPRRLLVLDEPTNGLDPQGMREIRALVRELASDGTTVFLSSHLLDEIEQVCTHAAVMARGRLIVQGPVAELASGVRGRLVVTTPDPADAARLLKERGLVDVVVTDDRVTAEPPDGELAEVSRALVEAGVRVRGFAVERASLEDAFMALTGEGFDVAQ; encoded by the coding sequence GTGGCGGAAACCGACGACGGCCCGGCGGTCATCACGACCAAGGGGCTGACGAAGCGGTACGGCCGGGGACAGCTCGCGGTCGACGGACTGGACCTCAGCGTCCCCGAAGGCAGCGTCTTCGGCTTCCTCGGGCCCAACGGCTCCGGGAAGACCACCACCATCCGCATGCTGATGGGCCTGATCGAGCCGACCACGGGCACCGCCGAGGTGCTGGGCAGCCCGATGCCCCGCGCGTCCCGCACGGTGCTCCCCCAGGTGGGCGCCCTGATCGAGGGCCCCGCGCTGTACGGATTCCTGACCGGCCGCGACAACCTCGTCCGCTACGACTCCGCCGACCCCACCGCCGACCCCCGCACCCGCCGCGCCCGGGTGGAGACCGCCCTTCAGCGGGTGGGACTCACCGCCGCCGCGGGGAAGAAGGCGCGTGCCTACAGCCTCGGGATGAAACAGCGGCTCGGGCTCGCGGCGGCCCTGCTGCGCCCCCGTCGGCTGCTCGTCCTCGACGAGCCGACCAACGGTCTCGACCCGCAGGGCATGCGGGAGATCCGCGCGCTGGTACGGGAGCTGGCCTCGGACGGGACGACGGTGTTCCTGTCCTCCCATCTCCTCGACGAGATCGAGCAGGTGTGCACCCACGCGGCGGTGATGGCCCGGGGCCGGCTGATCGTCCAGGGCCCGGTGGCCGAGCTGGCCTCGGGTGTCCGGGGCAGACTCGTCGTCACCACCCCCGACCCGGCCGACGCCGCCCGGCTGCTGAAGGAACGGGGCCTGGTCGATGTCGTCGTCACGGACGACCGCGTCACGGCCGAGCCTCCCGACGGTGAACTCGCCGAGGTCTCCCGGGCCCTGGTGGAGGCGGGCGTACGGGTACGGGGCTTCGCCGTGGAGCGGGCCTCGCTGGAGGACGCGTTCATGGCGCTGACGGGGGAGGGCTTCGATGTCGCGCAGTGA
- a CDS encoding HAD family hydrolase → MMAALAYSLIATDLDGTLLRADDSLSPRTRAALTRAVAAGAAHIVATGRPVPQVVPVLRELGHRGLAVCGQGAQLYDAGSGRIVWSVTLDREIAEVALGKVEAEVGSVLAAVNQDGTDGLMLMEPGFTVRHPTLSGERAGHRDELWDRPLTKVLIHHPELAEDELAAAARTVVGDLVTVTMAGPGAVELQPLGITKATALARAADLLGTGPRDTLAFGDMPNDIPMFLWSAHGVAMANAHDELKAVSDEITGSNEDDGVAAVLERLYGAAPVRT, encoded by the coding sequence ATCATGGCCGCACTCGCATACTCGCTCATCGCCACCGACCTCGACGGCACGCTGCTGCGCGCCGACGATTCGCTCTCGCCGCGTACCCGCGCGGCCCTGACCCGCGCGGTCGCTGCGGGCGCGGCCCACATCGTGGCCACCGGGCGGCCGGTCCCGCAGGTCGTCCCCGTGCTGCGGGAGCTGGGGCACCGGGGGCTCGCGGTGTGCGGGCAGGGCGCGCAGCTGTACGACGCCGGATCGGGCCGGATCGTGTGGTCGGTGACCCTGGACCGGGAGATCGCCGAGGTCGCGCTGGGCAAGGTGGAGGCCGAGGTGGGCAGCGTCCTCGCGGCGGTGAACCAGGACGGCACCGACGGGCTGATGCTGATGGAGCCCGGGTTCACCGTCCGTCATCCGACACTGTCCGGGGAGCGTGCGGGGCATCGTGACGAGCTGTGGGACCGGCCGCTGACCAAGGTGCTGATCCACCACCCCGAGCTGGCCGAGGACGAGCTGGCGGCGGCGGCCCGGACCGTCGTCGGCGATCTGGTGACCGTCACCATGGCCGGTCCCGGCGCGGTCGAGCTCCAGCCGCTGGGCATCACCAAGGCCACCGCCCTCGCGCGGGCCGCCGATCTGCTCGGCACCGGGCCCCGGGACACCCTCGCCTTCGGGGACATGCCGAACGACATCCCCATGTTCCTGTGGTCCGCCCACGGCGTGGCGATGGCCAACGCCCATGACGAGCTGAAGGCCGTCTCCGACGAGATCACCGGCTCCAACGAGGACGACGGCGTGGCGGCGGTGCTGGAACGGCTCTACGGGGCCGCGCCCGTACGGACCTGA
- a CDS encoding CHRD domain-containing protein, with the protein MNVFANRRRTVITVGSLAAATALGVTVTVLPATADSGARDTGGHGLTHRDGHAAGHGSGTPSGAGTTEGAATAAGTSTVLAASLRGANEVPPASGAAVGDPDGGALLFLRVKGDKVSVAVKWHGVTPPTALHIHDGVKGVNGAIEVDYTPLLGAARGNSLTATVTVTDRTVLQRLRDDPAGFYANLHTAEFPGGAVRGQLHKVTARVDFRHAPDSFQASVVKGEQIYRCERNRAGGHSFAQRDVRAVLDGRIGHTFTRPGSGTPRWVARDGSAVTGEVVGRTPNGAANIPELDLRAKKSGKKQGLLATTAEILRLNTTGGVAPAGNCVPGTVKGVPYGADYVFVQR; encoded by the coding sequence ATGAACGTATTTGCCAATCGCCGCCGCACCGTGATCACGGTCGGCTCCCTGGCCGCCGCCACCGCGCTGGGCGTCACCGTCACGGTCCTGCCCGCGACAGCGGACAGCGGCGCCCGGGACACCGGGGGCCATGGCCTCACCCACCGCGACGGGCATGCCGCCGGCCACGGCAGCGGTACCCCGTCAGGGGCGGGCACCACAGAAGGTGCGGCTACCGCCGCCGGTACGAGTACCGTCCTCGCCGCGTCCCTGCGCGGGGCCAACGAGGTGCCGCCCGCCAGCGGCGCGGCCGTGGGCGACCCGGACGGAGGCGCCCTCCTGTTCCTGCGGGTCAAGGGCGACAAGGTGTCCGTCGCGGTGAAGTGGCACGGCGTCACCCCGCCCACCGCGCTGCACATCCACGACGGGGTCAAGGGCGTCAACGGAGCCATCGAGGTCGACTACACCCCGCTGCTCGGCGCCGCCAGGGGCAACAGCCTGACCGCCACCGTCACCGTCACGGACCGGACGGTGCTCCAGCGGCTGAGGGACGACCCGGCCGGCTTCTACGCGAATCTGCACACCGCCGAGTTCCCGGGCGGGGCGGTCCGGGGCCAGCTCCACAAGGTCACCGCCCGCGTCGACTTCCGGCACGCCCCGGACAGCTTCCAGGCGTCCGTCGTCAAGGGCGAGCAGATCTACCGTTGCGAGCGTAACCGCGCCGGTGGCCACAGCTTCGCGCAGCGCGATGTGCGGGCCGTGCTCGACGGCCGGATCGGCCACACCTTCACCCGGCCCGGCTCCGGGACCCCCCGGTGGGTCGCGCGCGACGGCAGCGCCGTCACCGGCGAGGTCGTCGGCCGGACGCCGAACGGCGCCGCGAACATCCCCGAACTGGACCTCAGGGCAAAGAAGTCGGGCAAGAAGCAGGGGCTGCTCGCCACCACCGCCGAGATCCTCCGGCTCAACACGACCGGCGGCGTCGCCCCGGCGGGGAACTGCGTGCCCGGCACGGTCAAGGGGGTCCCGTACGGCGCGGACTACGTCTTCGTCCAGCGCTGA
- the fahA gene encoding fumarylacetoacetase → MPDQHEQTPLDRPQGDPFDLSAGDPFGPHNLPYGVFSLPTPDADPAPGAPGPSPGSGPSPAPGSGSSSGAVDGRRVGVRLGDHVLDAGAVAAALGSPYVSLLARPTLNPLLAAGRTAWSDVRRALTAWVTVPAYRETVRPLLHPLSEVTLHLPFDVADYVDFYASEHHARNVGQIFRPDAEDSLTPNWKHLPIGYHGRSGTVVVSGTDIVRPRGQRKAPTDPAPVFGPSVKLDIEAEVGFVVGAPSERGTPVGLGEFREHVFGLCLLNDWSARDVQAWEYVPLGPFLGKSFATSVSAWITPLDALEGARVSPPERTHPLLPYLDDSPEASGEPGGHEPDGYDLRISVAINGQVVSEPPFATMYWTAAQQLAHMTVNGASLRTGDLYGSGTVSGPRPDQRGSLLELTWNGRDPLPLDDGPRTFLADKDEVTLTAWAPGPDGTRVGLGEVRGRVVGGDA, encoded by the coding sequence ATGCCCGACCAGCACGAGCAGACCCCGCTCGACCGTCCCCAGGGCGACCCCTTCGACCTCTCCGCGGGCGACCCTTTCGGTCCGCACAACCTTCCGTACGGTGTCTTCTCCCTGCCCACCCCCGACGCGGACCCCGCCCCCGGCGCCCCCGGCCCGTCGCCCGGGTCCGGTCCGTCGCCCGCCCCCGGCTCCGGCTCGTCCTCCGGGGCGGTGGACGGCCGCCGGGTGGGCGTACGGCTCGGGGACCATGTCCTGGACGCGGGCGCGGTGGCCGCCGCCCTCGGTTCGCCGTATGTGTCCCTGCTCGCCCGGCCCACCCTGAACCCCCTTCTCGCGGCGGGCCGCACCGCCTGGAGCGACGTACGCCGCGCGCTCACCGCGTGGGTGACGGTGCCCGCGTACCGCGAGACCGTACGGCCCCTGCTGCACCCGCTGTCGGAGGTGACGCTGCATCTGCCGTTCGACGTGGCGGACTACGTCGACTTCTACGCGTCCGAGCACCACGCCCGCAATGTCGGGCAGATCTTCCGCCCGGACGCCGAGGACTCACTGACCCCCAACTGGAAGCATCTGCCGATCGGTTACCACGGCCGCTCCGGGACCGTCGTCGTGTCCGGCACCGACATCGTCCGCCCACGGGGGCAGCGCAAGGCGCCCACCGATCCCGCGCCGGTGTTCGGGCCGTCGGTGAAGCTGGACATCGAGGCCGAGGTGGGCTTCGTCGTCGGCGCCCCCTCGGAGCGCGGCACCCCGGTCGGTCTCGGGGAGTTCCGGGAGCATGTCTTCGGGCTGTGCCTGCTCAACGACTGGTCGGCCCGGGACGTCCAGGCGTGGGAGTACGTCCCGCTGGGTCCGTTCCTCGGCAAGTCCTTCGCCACGTCCGTGTCCGCGTGGATCACCCCGCTCGACGCGCTGGAGGGCGCCCGGGTGTCCCCGCCGGAACGCACCCATCCGCTGCTGCCGTACCTCGACGACTCCCCCGAGGCGTCCGGCGAACCCGGCGGCCATGAGCCCGACGGCTACGACCTGCGGATCTCCGTCGCCATCAACGGACAGGTGGTCTCCGAGCCGCCGTTCGCCACCATGTACTGGACGGCCGCCCAGCAGCTCGCCCATATGACGGTCAACGGCGCCTCGCTGCGCACCGGTGACCTCTACGGCTCGGGGACGGTCAGCGGCCCCCGCCCCGACCAGCGCGGTTCCCTGCTGGAACTGACGTGGAACGGCCGGGACCCGCTGCCCCTCGACGACGGCCCCCGTACCTTCCTCGCGGACAAGGACGAGGTCACCCTGACCGCTTGGGCCCCCGGCCCGGACGGTACGCGGGTGGGCCTCGGCGAGGTACGGGGCCGGGTCGTGGGCGGCGACGCGTAA